A segment of the Lolium perenne isolate Kyuss_39 chromosome 3, Kyuss_2.0, whole genome shotgun sequence genome:
AAGGCACAACACGGTGGCGGGCGAAGAAGGAACCGCAGAAGCAGCGCATACTACGGCGTCGCCGGCAACAAGGTGCCGCCGCCGGCCACCTACCACATCCACAACCAGCCAACACCCGTCTTTGACGAAGCAGGACACAAGGCCTACCACGACGGCGCGCGAAAACCTGATCGCACAGAGGTCATCAGCCAAGTCGGTTACGGTCCCTATTCGCATGGCAAGGCGTGGCACAACAAGGTCGGCGACGACACTGGTCACACCTACTCCTACACGGCGCAACCCCACGAAGCAGCTGCTGATCGTTGGCAGAACGATGCCATGGGTTACCACCAGTACCCAGCCACTACCGCCAATACTACCACTCTCGTAAGGTACTAGTTAGCTAAGCATGGCGGTTCATCATTCCCTCCCTCTACCTGATCACTGCCTCTGCTTCTGTTGTACCTCTGTTTTCCCCTTTCTATTTCTCCTCTGTTTTGGTCACTCGTCCTACCGTCTGCTCAAATGGAAAGGCACCTGGAATTGTGTGAGTCTGTCAGTCTGTGGGAGATACATGAGGCTGGAGAGTTTGGTCAGAGCCTCCATGTTTTGTAGGTAGATGTGCTGCAGGAAGAAGGTCCAGCTCCAGTAAGCTTTGTGTTGGTAGATGCCTTTCCCGGTCTGTTTGTGTAGTGCTTGTACTTTAGTAGTTTAGTTCATCTGTTTTCTACTTACATCTTCTATCATATAATCAATCAAGTGAAATAAAGCATCGTTGAATCTCATAAAGGTACCCCGTCTCTGCTTTTGCTATGTGCATGTGTGGCTTACGTGTCTCTTTTTTTCAGTCACTCCTCAGTGGTCGCTCCCCAAGCTTGGAGTTGCACTGGGTACGTACTGATTGGAGTAGTTTGAACTTTTGTCTTAACTCGGAAGCGGACTTTTGGCTCTAGGGTGCAACGCACCCCCATAAATAAATTTTTTTTATagcaatttaaaaaaatcaaaaaaaaaattaaatcttCCTGGAAACCAAGGATGATCAAGTTTGTA
Coding sequences within it:
- the LOC127325784 gene encoding uncharacterized protein; this encodes MCFEFGSCFGGGRREDYGGERSAAQKAQHGGGRRRNRRSSAYYGVAGNKVPPPATYHIHNQPTPVFDEAGHKAYHDGARKPDRTEVISQVGYGPYSHGKAWHNKVGDDTGHTYSYTAQPHEAAADRWQNDAMGYHQYPATTANTTTLVRY